One genomic region from Pecten maximus chromosome 5, xPecMax1.1, whole genome shotgun sequence encodes:
- the LOC117327807 gene encoding uncharacterized protein LOC117327807 — MANPVFGPALAANEDIRMITAALKDPASTFLDNRSFEMFEAIQFKEQQNMIQGSIFIIKVQISKTATGCIFIKIFIYQRKRVITGVLENQALDNTIQNFN, encoded by the exons ATGGCGAATCCGGTATTTGGACCTGCTTTGGCAGCAAATGAAGATATCCGAATGATAACGGCTGCG CTTAAAGATCCTGCGTCAACTTTCCTTGACAATCGATCTTTCGAAATGTTTGAGGCTATTCAATTTAAGGAGCAGCAAAATATGATTCAAGGAAGTATCTTTATTATCAAG GTCCAGATCAGTAAAACAGCGACGGGATGCATCTTTATAAAGATATTCATTTATCAAAGAAAAAGGGTTATCACTGGCGTCTTGGAAAACCAAGCTTTAGATAATACCATTCAAAACTTCAATTAG